The Limanda limanda chromosome 14, fLimLim1.1, whole genome shotgun sequence genomic interval TATACAGTATTTAGCCTCACCTTCTTCATCCACACAATCAGGgtctctgttttcctcttgatcatcatcttcctcagcAGTAATATCTGTAATGAGTGAGCCCATACCCAGAGTACCCAAACCAGCCAGATGCTTTTTGGATTCCTGGAGGGAGAAAGGGGAAGAAATAGAAGAGAACCGTGCAAAACACAGGTTTGAGCAGATGATAACTGTCtcataatataaaacattataaacttAAACCTTACTTTACATTGCTATGCAAAATAATACAACTGACAAATGCAGCAGTAGAAAAAAGTGTCTTCAAAACCCCTACATTGTCTAAAACACTGTCGTCCTCCAGCTGTCCATCTTCGTTGATGTTTCCAAAGAGGAAGCCGGTGATGGAGAAAGGACGATCTTGGTCCTCGTCACTGTCAGAGTCCGACATCCTGAAAGGTCGAGAGAGTAAACAGACACATTATAGGCAAGGAGCTGGTCGTTGTTTTATCTTGAGTGACTTGCAACAACTAATGAGACACCATTGTGATCCCTGAATGATTAGTGCCGAGAGACACCCCAATACTTAACCTGATCACAGACTATAAAGATATTTGTTGCTGTGCATGTAtgaaaatatttgattaaataaacactAGAGTATTAATGCCAGTATTTACTTTCAGTTGGATTGTTTTACATTGTCCTCTAGATTATCTCTGTATCAAGATATGGGGTAAATATTAGTATTCAGTCCAGTCAGCACTGTagcgttgttgttgtttgttggtttgataCGCAGCTAACGTTAGAACCTTGATTActtagttgtttttatttatttacatgcgTTGCGACACTAAACTTCATCGCAGTCATTTTAGAGCTGAAGATTTGTAACAGCTACACTGGTAACATCAACATTAGCTGAGCTGCGGTGCTTCTTACATTAGGTAAAGTTAGCTAACTCACTCGTTAGCGTCggctgacaaaaaaacaaacaactgaatTGACATAGATACATAATTAACTTACCTGGCGCGCCTTCGGTTGCGGTTTAGAAAGCTCGGGTTTAATCCAGTTAGAAGAATCTACTGAATGCTAACTACATGTAGCATGCTAACCTGCTCAGCCTGGCAAAGTATAATGTTGGCAACAATAATACCTTTTCATATGTTCACTACGATCTATTTCGTAAGCGCATGTCTTCTTTGCCCTCGCCTGCTTAGTGAGAGCAAAATAAAACGTATTTATTACAGCCTAAAACATCagaaacttttgtttttatttgtctggtCGGTTCTACTGGTGCTAACTGGCGGCCAAGCCGAGTGACCCGGAAGGACACGGTGATGCGTTCAGGAACTCTCGGAAGTTGGTAACTGTTGACTTTTCCACAACGTATTCAAGATTTAATATTATTGTGTGGCAATACATAAGAACACTCAACCAGGTATAATTGCCTTTCTACGGTAATATGACATAATGCTGCATTTAATTCTAGACCATATACCACCATAAAATCCTATAACTATCTTATGTACTTTACACAAGTCATAAAACTACTTCAGAGATGTAAgattaaaataatttatgaacgggggattgaaaatcaacaatggCACGTAAGAGGATTTATAGGTCGACTATCTTTGATACCGTTTGATGCAACTGTCCTTACCTTGCCCAgaccatatgctttatgtgcgGGGTGCATGACTTGAACTGTATACATTTGATGAAAACCCTAAACAAAGTTGAACAGTTTTACAgtcagtaaaaaaacaaacatacagaaaCAGGTAAGCCAGTTTAATAGATTTAAAACACTTGGTTTGGAAAAAAGTACAAAAGTGAACCTGGATGCCCCAGTATGAAACCAGCCCAGTAACGCAAGGTGAAAGGTGTGTTCCTTTTAAAAGCATCTTCTACAGACATGTTAATTTCAACTGGCCTTACCATACACATACTGTACTCACTAAAACAGATACAAGCAATAGTTTAAATACAATGGCTGACCCCAGTAATACATTTACAAGTGATTcttaaaaaactaattaaaagggggagggggggggaagaagtCCGACCACAATGCCATCTGGTGTCTGGCAGTAAAATCATGCATTATTACAATCGTTCCACTAAAGAGAAACAGCGAAGCACTATAGCTGTCACACAGTGAGAAAGAGGGCAGCCAAGAGGTGTCTCTCTATCAGACTGCCTTTCAAAGTGTTCATTGGTTGATTTATGAATTGTTACTGAGAGAGTTTTCTACTGTTGAGCAGCAGCCCAGTGGTCACACTTCTCCCAATTTGCATACATTGTAAAGTTGCTGAGGGTCTCCGTTAAGGAGAGCTAGTCTTCCACAATCGCATCGTTTAGAAAAATATATCTAACTGCTATTGAAGAAAACCCCAAAATGTGGGATATTCTCTCAGTATGTtgtgaggaaataaaaaagctaAGAAATAcagttgaataaataaattgcaTGACATCCATAAAAGTCATGTGGATACATTGAGTCGACAGAATGCTATCCACATATGcacaccatgttttttttatgttttggcCCGGCAGTGTTAAAAATGAATCCCATCCTCCACTCCGCACATCCCAAGATCCAGTGGAAAAGTTGCcataaaatatctaaaatatgTTGACATTTCGAGAAAAAAGGGTTTCTTTGTTTCGACAATTGGTTGCCATGTACAACATGGTCTCTGGCTTTACCAGTGAAGTAAATCGATGTTGATGGcaatgaggaaacacaggaGGGAGACTCTCACAGTGTTATAACAATGAAGCCGCTCTGTGTCGTTACCCGCTGGCCGGCCTATTGTTAGGGTAGAAGCAGTGAGCTTCCTGTCCGGTCAAACTTTTTTCCTTTGGAGAGTGCAGCCACTTGCTTCATCAACTCCCTGTTCTTGCCCTGTGGAAACAAATGATTTACTGTGTTAGAAATgatacacacagtcacaattACTCATTAGATGCTTCAACCTAGTTTTGGCTCAACATGTATTATTGTTTGAGGTGTATCAATGCAGTCCACTTTTTCTGGGACTTTATTGATGCTCTTATTGGTTATATCACtgctattattattttcaaagtataaGAAGCTGGTTTAGAAGAATAAATTtagtaaaaaatatatcaataGTACTGTAATTATTCTGACTTAATTTCTGCTGATGTGAGTTCATAAGATGCTGGTGATGCTTCTACTGTCTGTAGCTACAAGTTTACAATAATCTGACTAACTTGTAGGAATATTAAAGTCCACACTTATAAAGCTTCTGTATGAGCTTGTTAATACCAATTTATTTTTAGCTTAACAAGCACATTGAGGTTGTGTAAAACCTGAAGCGCTGGGTGGGGGCAGTGGAAAATATCGCTCCAATAAACACCTTTAAAAGCATTTGAACAGCTCGTGTGATCAAGGATTCATATTGGCTTTTTACCCACAAAAGGTTTTCACTGCAGTAAGACACAAGTTGCTATTGTCAACATAATTTATGTTAATAATTTATCTAACTGGTCTACAACaatatgtagttttttttacctgctgctgctccatggACTCTTTGTGCGATTTATCCATTGAGTTCATCTTCACTCTCATGTTGGACTCCTGGTACTGAAAGTCTGCTTTGATCTCTGTGAGCTAGAGAAGAGTTTCATAATTAATACCTCAGAGGACATCCAATCAGCTAACAGTGATGCAGTTTGGCTCATTCAAGCGGACGTCCTACCTTTCGGTCTTTCTCTAGAATGGTCTGATCCCTCTGTTGCAGAAGTCTCTtcagtgacatcacttcctctttcagcTGGCTGATTAGAATGAAGTTGTCTGTTCCTCCAGAATCCATTGACTTTGTGATGGAACTACTGATGGGAGAAAGGGGAAGTGCATGAGCTTAATGCTGAGATGAGTGAACAAAATATGGACAGGTGGTGTTTTTACGTCAACAACAATGCAAGTTAAGTCATTGCATCTTTCCTTTAACAGTTGGAAATCGATCTCACCTGTCCCCATTGGATGGCTTCATCTCCAGTTTTGGTTTCTTCTTTGGAGTCTCCTTCTGGATCAAAGACGATTTATGGCTGCACAGAAGGTCAGATGAGAATATAAAGTTAGGGGCCAAAAACTCCATCAATACACAGTATTCATTAAGTGGgagaaatgagaaagaaagtCTTACCTCTGCTTCCACAGTCCCTGCTCCTGCTCAGGACTCAGGCTCCCACTCAGTCTGTGGAAGACGAGATAGCTCAGCAAcacacaaactttatttttgtcCTATTCTGCCTGGGACATAACAGCCTGGCTGAGCAGCCTGAGGATGGAAGAAGTGACAAAGCAAAGAACGTACTTGTGGTGAGAgctgctgtgtctgtgctggtggtggtgatgatggtgaggTCTGGAGTGGTGGTCTTTCTCGTTCAGGGACGAGGAGTTGGAGGAGCCGAAGCCTTTCCTCTGTTCCTTGGTCTTCTGCAGGACCCGGCGGTAGGACAGAGTGCAGAGCCAGCACAGCAGTTTCCCATCCACCTGTAGGACATTTAGAAAATGGTAGCTCAAGATGTTGCTGTTACACAGTCACTGTAAAAtcagagtgcatgtgtgtgttgtaaccTTTCTCCTGCCTTCCTCCTTGCGGTCAAAGGCGCACTGCTGTTTGCACTGCTCACAGGTCTGTGGAGATCCATATTTCTTTTCGGAGTTTGTACAACGCTGGCACTTTGTCCCAATAAATGCTGCGATGATGTTACAGTACTGGCAGGGCTTGGGCTGTAAAAGCAGATAAAGACAAAGATGAAGATTAGAGGAAAATTACCCATCATGtaactttaaataaattaacaataaaGCTTGAAAAGTGTTTTTGAGAAGAAAAAGGTTACTCACAGTTCCAAACTGTTTCACGTTCTGTGCACATTTCTTGCAGATTGTATTGGTTTTACTGTTAAGAATAGAAAAGAAAGGGTCACATCACAAATAAATTgcataaaaaatacaaagataGTCACTTAAGGAGCATAAATAAAAGCTGAATTCTAATACGAGCCCAATCGTCTCACCTTTCCTGCTGAAATTCAGATCTGCAAAATGTGCACTTCACTATTGGGTGTGCGATGCGACACTCCTgaggaatcaaaacaaaaagaaaagcacatgTTAGCATCTCGACATACAAGTTGACAAATTTGCTTACATGTTAAATTAACATGTTGTAAACAAGACCGCCCTTTTGATTGTTCGTCTCTCACCAAATCTTGGCCACTACGCCTGTGGAAATACCAGTTTCTAAAAAATGTGGGTGTATACAAGTAAGGACTGGCACGTGACTAGTTATGTTCACAGATACCAACACACTATAATGGTAGGGATTGGCGATGATGGCAACAAAAGTCAATTTTCTTTGTAGCCTGAGGTTCTACTTGAACGGGATCTGTGGCCCAGGAGTAAGAGTGGGATGACCACCAACCAGACGGTTGTTAGTGCGATTCCCGTCTTTCTCATCCCATGTGGCAAAGTGCCCAAGGAAAGATACTTATCCCCCAAAACACTTAATGAATAAGTGATGATAAACTCCACCATGGCACGATTGAATTCTGTTTACAGATCtcgaaatatatatattttttgtctgtttaCTTTATTGcgatcatttatttttttggagGGGGGAATTTGTGGTGTTCCATGACAATAAAGGCGTTATATTATCTTTATGACAGAtcaagtgctgcacatagatgcactgtattaaTGCATGTGGATGGGTGAATAACAACTGTAAAACACTGAGTGTCCATCAACACTTTGTAATTACAGAGCATTTCCCCGTGAAGCTCTACAAGGAGCAACAAGTTGAACATCAGTGGCAATCATCAGGATAAAGCTTCTTTCATGGAGAACATCCAGCtgttcattattcattattaagtAATACAAGTGTCCTGATGTGTCGGTGCTCTTTAACAAACAGATCGTGTATGGATTGAGATAAACAGGCTTtcagtgagcgtgtgtgtgtgtgtgtgtgtccaggtcgGAAAGATAAAAGCTGTTGCATAATCGGAGATGAGTCCTAAACACCATCGCGCCCACAGatcaacagcagcacacacGGATCCCACGGTGGCCGCTGTGTTGTTTACAGTCCGAACCTTGCACAGCTGCTGGCCCTGCGACAGCTCCTCGAAGGGATACCGCTGGTTACACTTGGTGCAGGCGTACAGAGCCGACGTTGCCATTCTCGCCCAAACGAAAGTCACCGAGCCCGGGGGAGGATGGGGGTGTGGGGGGATAGGGTGGTCTGAGTCCAGCTGCAAACCGACCGGACTAAAAGGCACCGTGTCCTTCCGCTTGTCGAGACCGTGGCGAGCACACAGCTCCGCGTTGGCATCCGGCGTTAGCTAGCGTTAGCGGGCTGTGCTCGGCGGAACAGAAATAGCTTGGTTAGCCGGAGGGAGCAGCCGGAGAACAATAAACTCCAGAGATCTCGGAGCTTCCGCCGCCCGCTCGTCGTCCCGCAGCGCCGACGTGCCGCCGACCGTCGGTGGATCCTCCGCGAACACGACCCGCCGCCACTCCCAGCTGGTTATTTCCGAAGACTTTCCACTGTTCTCGCCCAGAAAGGAATTCTActgttctctccttctctctttttttgtatcGATGCCGTCGTCGTCATGTCACCGGAAGTGGCCGACGGCTCCTgcgagaagaaagaaagacctATCGCGACACGACGTCCGTCCGCGGGATCTGGAGTTTGAAATGCTGCGAGCCAATCAGCTTTCACACAGCGGGTCCGATCAGCTCGTCCACCTCCAGATCGATCAACTAGTGTGATCGATCACATGAGAGTTTTAATcgataaagaaagtgataacaatagttcactcattatccactcaccactatggCAATggagggtgggtgaagtgtttgggtccacaaaacacttttagagttgcagccaaatccgatACAATGGAAGTTGACGGTGACCAAATcttcaaacatgaaataaatacattaaatgcctccatgctgctcctgtggtgtcatccaagtgtccgtaagccctgATATTCAAATCCAACTCAAAAAATGTACACCATGTTTGTAAATGGCCTCTGATATCATCTGGAGACACGTTCATGCTCGCACCAGCTCTCACCTCTATGCTCTCGCCAAAGGGATAAATGATGAGACTCGCCATGTTGGTGAGCGTTAACGATTTGGCCGCAACCCCGTTTACCCGTGAAAGACCAATCCAAACaactaaagtgttttgtggactcgaACATCTCACCCtaccctccatcggcatagttgTGGggagataatgagtgcattttcctttttgggtgaactatcccttgaaGTCATTTTCATACCACTTGGTCGTTTAATTTTGAGAACAATAGTATGGATTTTCAGAGGCCAATATCAATACCAACACAAAATATCAAGAAATTCATATAAAACTTgaagtaagaaagaaaacaacttttaaattGGACATGGTTCAGGATAGAAGTTATtttgtccaaacacacacacaccattaaaGGGACAGTTATTTAATATAAGTGGCAATAAAACGTTGTAGGTATAACAGGTCAACTAATGGGAGGATTATGCCCTAAACCCTTTTTTATGGCTACTGATCTCAGATCTATTTATGAGAATGAAATAGACTGAAGATGGTAATACAACTGTTTTCAGAAATATTAGTTAAAATTTCCCACGGTAATATTTCTTTATAACTGCTAAACCCAGGGTAATGGACTGTCTGGAGGGTGTTGTGTTGGCACGACGCTAAAGTAACAAACCATAGTGAGCCGAGTCATGTGTTTATTGCaagtactcacacacacacagtggaaaagCAGGTCAACACTGTATTAACGTTCAGCCGTTCTACTCTCTCATTCTCCCAATCATTC includes:
- the fam76b gene encoding protein FAM76B isoform X2, which encodes MATSALYACTKCNQRYPFEELSQGQQLCKECRIAHPIVKCTFCRSEFQQESKTNTICKKCAQNVKQFGTPKPCQYCNIIAAFIGTKCQRCTNSEKKYGSPQTCEQCKQQCAFDRKEEGRRKVDGKLLCWLCTLSYRRVLQKTKEQRKGFGSSNSSSLNEKDHHSRPHHHHHHQHRHSSSHHKLSGSLSPEQEQGLWKQSHKSSLIQKETPKKKPKLEMKPSNGDSSITKSMDSGGTDNFILISQLKEEVMSLKRLLQQRDQTILEKDRKLTEIKADFQYQESNMRVKMNSMDKSHKESMEQQQGKNRELMKQVAALSKGKKFDRTGSSLLLP
- the fam76b gene encoding protein FAM76B isoform X1, with protein sequence MATSALYACTKCNQRYPFEELSQGQQLCKECRIAHPIVKCTFCRSEFQQESKTNTICKKCAQNVKQFGTPKPCQYCNIIAAFIGTKCQRCTNSEKKYGSPQTCEQCKQQCAFDRKEEGRRKVDGKLLCWLCTLSYRRVLQKTKEQRKGFGSSNSSSLNEKDHHSRPHHHHHHQHRHSSSHHKLSGSLSPEQEQGLWKQSHKSSLIQKETPKKKPKLEMKPSNGDSSSITKSMDSGGTDNFILISQLKEEVMSLKRLLQQRDQTILEKDRKLTEIKADFQYQESNMRVKMNSMDKSHKESMEQQQGKNRELMKQVAALSKGKKFDRTGSSLLLP